The following are encoded together in the Zingiber officinale cultivar Zhangliang chromosome 8A, Zo_v1.1, whole genome shotgun sequence genome:
- the LOC122010956 gene encoding uncharacterized protein LOC122010956, producing MLEEALSEKKEMRSEIKQLTQRLENSEKHQKMQDSQIAQIAQSVSRAQGTFPGKPDLNPVEHCNRIELRSGRTVGNPQIITQMKLDSEKELTLLMPNQTQNMDGEEGTKKIGEACQTTPQNQMIPFPQKLIASQKDEEFLLLLKKVKEICVEVPLLDALHQMPKFAKFLKGISSNRRQKGDFETIALTEGCSALLMVNSPPKLQDPGSFSIPYKISSELIPRAFCDLGASVSLLSYSLCKKLGFQSIKLTTMTLQLVDHSCRYPMGIVEDVPVEVGGCVIPMDFIIMDMKEDPKISIILGRPFLATAGALIDVKNHKLSLEMGKERIEFDLSNPSNCISFSRGKPSRIDAREVEERTFRESPPPADDKKYICPA from the coding sequence atgcttgaggaagctCTCTCGGAGAAAAAGGAGATGAGGAGCGAGATCAAGCAACTGACTCAGAGGCTGGAGAACTCAGAAAAACACCAGaagatgcaagacagccagaTAGCCCAGATAGCTCAGTCTGTCTCAAGAGCACAGGGTACATTCCCAGGGAAACCAGATTTAAATCCGGTGGAACATTGCAATCGTATTGAGCTGCGGAGCGGACGTACTGTGGGAAACCCTCAAATCATCACTCAAATGAAGCTTGACTCAGAAAAGGAACTCACTCTCCTAATGCCCAATCAGACTCAAAACATGGATGGAGAAGAGGGTACTAAAAAGATTGGAGAAGCTTGTCAGACTACCCCACAGAATCAGATGATCCCGTTTCCTCAGAAGCTTATAGcatcccaaaaggatgaagagtttctcCTGCTTCTGAAAAAGGTTAAAGAGATTTGCGTTGAGGTGCCATTGTTAGATGCGCTGCACCAGATGCCGAAGTTCGcaaaatttttaaagggaatCTCATCCAATAGAAGACAAAAAGGCGACTTCGAGACCATAGCATTGACAGAGGGTTGTAGTGCTCTTTTAATGGTGAATTCCCCACCAAAACTTCAGGATCCAGGAAGTTTTTCCATACCGTACAAAATTAGCTCTGAACTCATACCAAGAGCCTTCTGCGATTTGGGAGCTAGTGTCAGCCTACTCTCGTACTCTCTGTGCAAGAAGTTGGGATTCCAAAgcattaaactgactactatgaCATTGCAGTTGgttgaccattcatgtagatacccaatgggtaTAGTGGAAGACGTTCCAGTAGAAGTGGGGGGTTGTGTCATCCCCATGGACTTCATCATTATGGATATGAAGGAGGACCCCAAAATCtcgatcatccttggaagaccattcctcgCCACGGCAGGAGCTCTCATTGATGTGAAGAATCACAAGCTATCATTGGAGATGGGTAAAGAAAGAATTGAATTTGATTTGTCCAACCCTTCTAACTGCATCTCCTTTTCCCGGGGAAAACCTAGCAGAATAGACGCACGCGAGGTCGAGGAGCGCACCTTTCGAGAAAGTCCCCCTCCCGCAGACGACAAGAAGTATATATGTCCTGCATGA